The Streptomyces sp. NBC_00286 nucleotide sequence TCGGTGCATCCATACCCGGTTGGTGCGGGCGATGACGATGATGCTCGGGAAGGCGGCGATGGCCCGGCCGGCTGCGGCGCGATCGGCGGCGTAGTTGTCGCGGCCCCCGAGGTAGTAGTCGTACATGCGGGCGCTGTGCGGCTGATCAGTGCGCAGATCCGTGAGATCGGTGGCGCTCATGTCGGACTCCTCCCCGTCGGTCCAGCCGCCCGTGGCGGGTCAGTACCGCGGGCGGCGCGGGCCTACCGAGGCTAACCCGAACAACTTCCGTTGCGCAGCGCCGAGTTGAGACGACAAGCGCGGCGGACGGCGAGGGCACGGGCCCTCACCGTCCGCCAGTCATCGATCCGCGTCAGCCTGCGTCAATCCACCTCAGTCCGCCGTCTGCGCCGGGTTCGCCGTGACCCTGCGCAGCAGTGGCCTGCTGGCGGCGATCGTGGCGAGCATCGCGAGGGTGCCTACCGTCACGCAGAGGGTCAGTTGCAGGGCGCCGGAGGCGTTGATCGTGCTGCCGAATGCCTCGTTGAACTGGAAGGCGCCGTAGACGCCCATCCCGGTGGTGCCGCCGGCCAGGACGGCCAGGGGGAGGGCCGTTTCGCGGGTGCGGGCGCGGTCCAGGAGCTTGAGGGGGGTGCCGGCCAGGCGCAGGAGGCCGTAGACGCGGCGGCGGTCTAGGACGTTCGCGGCGGCGGTCAGGCCGGCGGAGACGGCGGCGACCAGGAAGCTCATGGCCAGGGTGGCGGTGCTGACCATGCCGATGCGGTTCACGGGGACGTTGTCGAAGGCGCCGGCGTAGTCCTGGGTGAACGGCGGCCGGCCTGCCGCGACGGGGGTCAACGCGGTGGCGGCGGCGTCGAGTTGGTCCTCGCCGCCCGAGACCTGGGCGATCAGGCCCGGGCTGCCGCTCAGCAGGGTGAGGTAGTCGTCCTCGGACGGGGCGGTGACCGTGGCCTTGACGCCCGCCTCGCGCAGCAGCGTGCGGGCTTCGGTGACGGCGCGCTGGGTGGCCGCGGAGTCCGCGGTCAGCACCGCGACCTGGCCCTGCCGGTCGGGGCCGCCGTCGAACTGCAGCTGGCTGACCGAGAAGAACCCGGCGACGAAGCCGGCCAGGACCAGGCCGCTGACGGTGCGCCAGGCGCCGCCGGGGTCGTCGCTGAGCCGACGGGCCGCCAGCAGGGTCGCCGGGCGGCGGGCGTAACGGCCCACAACGCGGCCCAGCCGGTCCACGACCCAGGGGCCGAAGACCCAGAACGCGCCGTAGAACAGCGCCAGCAGCGCGAGCATCTGGCGGGGACCGAGCTGGCCGCCCTTTGTGGTGAGGAAGACATAGCCCAGCGTCCCGGCGAACAGTACGAGCCGGATCATGCGGGTGCGGCGCGGGTTGGCCTGCTGGGCGACGCCCAGCGGGGAGGTGGCGACCTGGCGCAGCATCGTCACCGCGCTGACCGTGATGAGCGCCGTCACCGCTAGCACCACGGCCGCGAACCAGGGCAGCCCCACCCACAGTTGACCCGTGTACCAGCCGCCGACGCCGTACGGGATCTCGGCGAGCGCGGGCAGCAGCGCCACGTACGCGAGGGCGCCGGTCAGAGCTCCGGCCCCGCCCACGGCCGCCGCCTCGGCGGCCGTCATGGCGATGATCTGCCGCGGGGTCGCCCCGGCCAGCCGCAGTGCGGCGAGCCGCTGCTCACGCCGGGCCGCGCCCAGCCGTCCGGCCGCCGCGGCGAGCACGATCACGGGCATCACCAGCAGGGCCACGCCGAGTACGGCCATCTGCTGGTCGAAGGAGGTGAACAGGCTCGCCCTGGTGGAGGTGAATCCTGCGACCTCGGCGCGCTCGGTCTGCCCCTCGTCGAAGAAGTTGCCGCCCTCGGCCGCCTTGGACACCGCCTCGTCGGACGATGCCCGTCCCACGACGGCGACGAGTTCGTCGGGGGAGGCGAGTCCGGCCGCGCCGAGCGTGCCGTACGACGCGGGCTTCGGGAGCCGGTCGGCCAGCTGGTTCGCGGGCAGCTCGCGCATCAGCTCGGCCAGCGCCGGGGATACGTACACCTCGCCCCGCTTCGGGAAGCTGCTCAGGCCGGGCGGGGCGGGCGTGGCCTTGCGGTCGGGCAGCTGAGCCAACGAGACGACGGTGACGGGCTTGTGGCGTACGTACGTCGTGGCGAGCGCCTGGACGGCGGTGGCCTGCTTCGCCGGTACGGCGTCGGGCGTACGCCAGTCAGTGCGGTCGGCACGCTCGCCGGAACCGAGGCTGACGGCGATCATCATCAACAGCACAAACGCGCTGACGGCGGCGACCACAGCGGCCAGCAACTGGCTCTGCAGGCCACGACGACCGGACGCCCGGGCAAGATGCCAGGTCAGGGGCAGAACGGGGGAACGCATGGGGTCTCCAGGAGGGTGGCATCGGCGGGCGACCGGCTACTCGCGGTCCCCTGGGGTGGGCTGGGCGGTCAAGCCACCGTGTACTGGCTGTAGTTGCTGATCCGGCCGTCCCGTACCTGGAGGATCCGGTGGCAGTGGGCGGCGACGTCCGCATCGTGCGTGACCATCACCAGGGCGGCGCCCTGGGCGCGGGTCACGGAGGTGAGGAGCTGGATGACCTCGGTGCTGGTGTTCTGGTCCAGGGCGCCGGTCGGCTCGTCGGCGAAGACCACGTCCGGTTCGACGACGAGCGCGCGGGCGATGGCGACGCGCTGCGCCTGGCCGCCAGAAAGCTGACCGGGGCGCCGGCGCTCCAGGCCCTCGAGCCCGAGCGGCGCGAACCAGCGACGGGCCCGCTCGACGGCCGCCTTACGGGGGACACCCTCCAGCATCAGCGGCAGCGCGACGTTCTCCTCGGCGGGTAGCTCCGGCAGCAGTTGGCCGAACTGGAAGACGAAGCCGAAGCGCTTACGGCGCAGGGCGCTGAGCCGGTTCTCGCCGAGGTTGTCGATGCGCTCGTCGCCCAACATCACCCGGCCGCCGTCGGGGCGGATGACCCCGGCGAGGACATGCAGGAGCGTCGACTTACCGGAACCCGACGGCCCCATGATCGCCAGGGAGTCACGCTCGCGGACCTCCACGTCCACGCCCGCGAGGGCCATGGTGGAGCCGTACTTCTTGATGAGGCCGTAACCGGCCAGGACGGTGCTCATGATGCGTCAGCCCTCTCGGATGCGTGATCGGGTGCGTGATCGGGGTGCGTGATCGGGGTGCGTGATCGGTCATCCCCCGGGGCCGGCTTCTCAGCGCTCGAACTTCCAGGTGACGGACGAGTCCGACGCCTTCACCACGGACACGGGAATGGACACCTTCTTGCCGTCTTCGCCCTTGCCGGTGCAGGTCACCTTGGTGCCGGTCACGGCTTTCAGGTCCGGGCAGCTCACCCCGGACACGTCGCCGCCGACCCAGGGCAGCGGGTGGTACTTGTTCTCGGTGCGGGCGCCGACGATGGTGCCGGACAGCGCCTTGTGACCGTTCACCTTCGCTTCCATCGTGGGGTGGTCGAGAGCGGTGGTGGACTCGGTGCCGGCCAGCAGATAGGTGCCGATACCGCCGACGGCGACCACGGCGGCCGCCCCACCGACGAGGCTGACGAGGGCCTTGCGCTGCATGACGTACTCCTGAACTCAGAGGAATGGAGCCCCAGTTGGCCGGGGGCTGGTCCCTGCTGGCCGTGGGGAGGAAGTGGCTCCACTCTCGCCCGCGGGCCCGGGCGCGCGCCTCAGCCGAACGGTCAGAAGCCGTCGGGCTTCACGCGTCAGCTCCTCGGCCATTCGGCCGAGGCTCGCGCCGACGGCCCTCACTTACGGTGACCGCAGGGGGCCGGACGGCCGCGGACGCCCCGGGGTTCATGTGCTGTTGACCACGTGCTCGAGGTCGTGGCCGCGTCATGCGCGACGGTTATCGTGGCGAAGCAAATCGAACGTGATGTACGTGATGTACGTGAGCAAGGTTGGCGGAGGCTGGGACGTGTCGGACGAGGGACGGCTCATCGCCGGGCGCTACCGGCTGGCCGAACGGATCGGCCGGGGCGGCATGGGCACGGTATGGCGCGCCGAGGACGAGGTCCTGGGCCGCCAGATCGCGCTGAAGCGACTGCACGCACACCACCACCTGTCCGACGACGAGCTCGCCACGCTGTACGAGCGCATGCGGCGCGAGGCGCGCAGCGCGGCCCGTATCACCCACCCCAACGTGGTCGTCGTACACGACGTCGTGGACGACGACGGCCTGCCCTGCATCGTCATGGAGTACGTGCCCTCGGTCACCCTCGGTGACCTGCTCAAGGACGACCGGACCCTGACGCCCGAGGAGGCGGCCCGGATCGGTCTCGGCATGATCGCCGCCCTGCGCGCCGCCCACGCCGCCGGAGTGCTGCACCGCGACGTCAAGCCCGGCAACGTACTGCTCGCCCACGACGACCGCGTGGTCCTCACCGACTTCGGCATCGCCATGACGGACGGCACCTCGACGCTGACGAAGACCGGCGAGATGGTCGGCTCGATCGACTACATGGCGCCCGAGCGGATGCGGGGCCACACCCCCGGACCGGCCTCGGACCTGTGGGCGCTGGGCGCCACGCTCCACCAGGCGCTGGAGGGACGGCCACCGTTCCGCAAGGACACGGCGATGGAGACGGCGTACGCCATCGCCACCGACCCCCTGGGCCCGATGACGCAGGCCGGTCCGCTGGAGCCGCTGATCGAGGCCTTGCTGGTCAAGGACCCGGACGAGCGGCCTACGGCGGAACAGACGGAGCGGGCGCTGCGGACCGTACGGGCGGGGGAGCCGACGGAGGTGCATGCGTTCGCGGGTACGGGCACGCGGACGGGGTCGGGGTCGGGGTCGGTCACGGGCTCCGCGACCGGTTCGGCGACGAGCTCGGCGGCCGGTCGGGGCCGGGCGTCGGACGCGTCAGGGGCGACGGACGCGCCGCGCGTGCCCACCAGGACCGAGGACGGCGGAGACGGCCGCGGCCGGAACCGGAGCCGGGGCGAGGACCGGGGCCGCGGACGCAAGCGCCGCGCCCTGCTCTGGAGCACCGTGGGCGCGACGGTGGCGGGCGCGGCCGTCGCAGGCACGCTCTACGTGACGGCGTACGAGGGCGGGGCGACCGACGACGCCACGCCGAGCCCCGGTACGACCAGCGCACCGCCGTACAAGCCGCCGCCCGTGCCCGAGGGCTACCACGTGGTCCGCGACGAGCGCCACGGCGTCTCCTTCCCCATCCCGGACGGCTGGAAGCTCAACAAGACGACCCCCGAGGGGGTCACCTACATCGACCCGACCAAGAAGGCCGAGATCACGTTCGGCGTCGTGGACCCCGCCGGCTCGCACCCCGTCGAGCACTTCAAGACCATCGAGGCCAACACCAAGGTCAACTACCCGACGTCGTACCGGAAGCTGCGCATGCAGAAGACGACGTTCCGGGGAGAGCCCGCAGCGATCTGGGAGTTCACCTTCCAGGGCCGCGCCCGAGCCTTCCGCGCCATCGACCTCGGCTACGGCCGGGAGGGCGCCAAGGAGTACGACATCTACCTCTCGGCCCCGGACGCCCAGTGGACGACCTTCCGCCCCGTCTTCGACAAGGTCAGGGACGGCTTCACCACGACGGGCTGAGGCGGCGAAGACGTACAGCCGCAGCACCAGGAAGCGCCCGATACCGGCGAGCCCGGAGGCGCCGAGATACACGGCCTGCTCGGTCACCACCCCGGGCGAAGACTGCACCGTGTGGAGAGCGAACATCGCCGCACAGGTCACCAGATAGGCGGCCGTCGCCGATCCCGCGGACTGCCAGTGCTGACGCCATCCGGCACGCCGCCGGCCCCCGAAGGTGAACCGCGCGTGCAACTCCGTGCACAGGAGCGTGGAGCCGACGGTGACCAGGGCGTTCGCCAGCGCCCACGGCATCAGCTCGGCCAGCAGTCCGACGGCACCACTGGAGAGGACCCCGATCCCGCCACCGCACAAGACGAAGCGGGCGAAAGAAGCGAGAGGGCCGGGGCGTACCGGCGACACAGGCGACACCGACGAAACCGGCGATACGGGCGCGGCCGAACTCGTGCGTATATCGGCCGCGTTCATAGCGGTTTCCTTCCGGCGGACGGGAGCGTTGAACCTCTGGGATCAACTGCTCCAACCCTGCCGCCACCAGCCCACAAGCACGATGACGCCCACTCCCGAACCGAAGGTAGGGCTGGCACTACCCCCAAGCCGGGGGCACTCCGCCCAAGCGGCGCCGCAAGGCATCCGCGACCAGCTCAGCGCCCCGCCACCTCAGCGCCCAGCCGCCTCAGCGCCCAGCCGCCTCCTTGCGCAAGAACCGCCGCAACCGCGCCTCCGGCCACGTGTTGATCACGTCGTCCTTGGTGAGCCAGCCCCGCTGCGCCGTGCCCACGCCATAACGCATGTTGGCCAGGTGGAGAGCGGCATGTGCGTCGCTGTCCACGGCGAACTTCACGCCATGCCGCCGCGCCCGCAGGATGTCCTCGTCCCGCAGGTCGAGCCGGTCCGGATGGGCGTTGATCTCCAGGGCCGTACCCGTGCGCGCACAGGCGGCGAAAACCGCGTCGAGGTCGGCGTCGACCCCCGGCCGCTTCCCGATGATGCGGGTCGTGGGGTGCCCGATGATGTTGACGTACGGGTTCTCGCAGGCCCGGACGAGGCGTCGGGTCAGCGCCTCGCGCCCCTGGTTGAAGTGCGAGTGCACGGAGGCCACGCACAGGTCGAAGCCGGAGAGGAACTCCGCGGGCCAGTCCACGTCTCCCTCGGGGTCGATGTTCAACTCGGCTCCGTGCAGGAGGCGCAGTCCCCCGCGTCGGCCACGGGTGCGATACGTGCCGTCCAGGGCCCGTACGCGCTCCCGCTGGGCCAGCATCCGTTCGTCGGTCATCCGCTGCATGTACAGGTTCGGACCGTGGTCGGTGATCGCGAAATACGCGTAACCACGCCCGGCCGCTGCCTCGATCATCTCCTCCAGCGGGGCGAGTCCGTCGGTGAGGTCGGTGTGGGTGTGCAGGTCGCCCTTGATGTCCGACTCCTCGACCAGGTCGGGCAGTTCACCGTGGAGCCCCGCCTCGATCTCGCCGCGGTCCTCACGCAGCGTCGGCGGGATCCAGGGCAGGCCGAGCCGGGCGTACACCTCCTCCTCGGTCTCGGAGACGATCTTCTCGCCGCTCTCGGCGTCGAACAGCCCGTACTCGGAGAGCTTGAGCTTGTGGTGCACGGCCCGTTCGCGGGTGCGGATGTTGTGCGCCTTCGAGCCGGTGAAGTACTGCAGGGCCGCTCCCCACGAGTCCGGCGGTACGACGCGCAGGTCCACGGACAGGCCCTTGGTGGTGCGGATCGACGTCTTCTTCTCGCCGTGCGCGATGACTTCGGAGACGTACGGCAGCTCGGTGAACGCCCGCATCAGCCGCGCCGAACTGTCCGCCGCGGCGAGTACGTCGATGTCGCCGATCGTCTCGCGGAAGCGGCGCAGCGAGCCGGCGTACGTGCAGCGCCGGCAGCCGGTGATGGCGGACAGCTCGGCGACGATGTCGTCGGCGACGTCCATGGCGACGTCGAGCAGAACGCGGTCGCCGGAGGACTGGAGAAGTTCGATGCCGTGGAGGATGTTCTCCTCCGTCTTCGGCCCGAAGCCCTTCAGGTCGCGCAGCCGTTCCTCGTGGATGGCGTCGGCCAGCTCCTCGACGGAGGAGATCCCCAGCTCCTCGTACAGGACACAGGCCTTCTTCGGGCCGAGCATGGGGATCTCCGTCAGCCGCCGGACCCCGGCGGGGATCCGCGAGCGCAGTTCCTCGACGGCGGAGACGCGGCCGCTGCGGAAGTACTCGAGGATCTTCTCGGCGGTGGACTTGCCGACGTTGGGGATCTCCTGGAGGCCCTTGAGGTCAAGGGTGGACACGTCGGCGTGGTAGCCGCCGATCGAGCGCGCGGCCTTCTCGTAGACGCGCGTGCGGTACGCGTCTCCTCCGGTGATCGAGATCAGGTCCGCGTACTCCTGAAAGAGGGCGGCGACCTCGTCGTTGGAACGAGCCACACCTTCAGAGTAGGCATCCACGGCCGGACTATTCATGGTCTATTCACGGCCCGCGAGTGCTTCGGCGGGAGCCGTGCGCAGGGCCCGCCGGGTGGGCAGCTCGATGGTGACGAAGGCGAGGCTGATGATCGTGAGCGCCGTGGCGGGCAGCAGCCAGACCGGGCCCGCGGGCCAGGGGCGGTGCAGGAAGCCGATGCCCAGGAGGGTGAGCGGGATCGCGGCCAGGGCCAGGCCCGCGGTGAGGGCGGCGGCGCCGATCACGGCGGCTTCGCGGCGCATCATGACGCGGATCTGCCGCGGGGTGGTGCCGTTCAGGCGGAGGGTGGCGATCTCGGCGCGGCGCTGGACGGTGGTGGCGACGAGCTTGTTGGCGATGCTGAGGAGGAGGTAGCCGAGGAGGACGACGATGGTGGCGAGGTTGACCCACACCTCGGGCGGGGCGTCGCTCAGACCGCCGCCGGTTCCGGTGTCGGTGGGCTCGAGCGTCAGGCCCGGCCGGGACCCGGCAAGCGCCGTGAGCTCACGCTGCGCCGAATCCGTACCGTCCGTGCGGACGAGGATGCTCTCGTCGAGGCCCGTCGTGGTGTGGCCCGCGGCGAGGTCCCGGGAGAGCGCGACCGGGCCGAAGCCGAGGCCGCGGTCGTAGATGGCGACGACCTGGGCCTTCACGCGGGTGCCGTCGCCGAGGATCAGGCCGACCCGCTTGCCCAGTCCGGCGCCACGGGAACGGGCGACGTCGCTGCTGACCGCGACGGTGTCGCCGCTGAGCCCGGCCAGGCTGCCGAACCGTACGTCCAGGTCCAGGACACTCCACGCGTCCGGAGTGAGGATCATCCCGGAGGAGGCCTCCACCTCGTCCTCGCCGAGAAGCTTGTAGGGCCAGACCACGGTCGTACTGCCGACGGGCGCCGCCGCCCGTACGCCGGAGGTCTCCCGTACCGCGTCGAGCGTGCCCTCGGGCAGTGCGCCGAGGGCCGGTGCGGTCAGTCGCTGCTGGGCGAGGGTGCCCGTGCGGACGTCGTCCGAGGTGGCCGTCATCACGGTCGTCTGGGCGAGGGTGTACGTCAGGACGAACACGACCGCCATCGCGAGGGTGCTGACGATGCCCGCGATGCGCAGGGCGTAACCGCGGACGTTGGCCACGGCCAGCCAGGTCGGCGCGTCGATACCCGGCCGCAGGCGCCGCGCAAGAGTGTCGCCGACGCGCTTGACTAGGGCGGGGCCTACCAGCGCGAGGCCGATCGCGCCGATGACGCCGGCGATGGAGGTCGCGGCCGCGCCGAGCACGGTCCGCGACAGCAGTGGTACGACCGACAGGGTCGTCGCGGCGAGGATGAGCAGCAGTCCGCCACGGGTCCGGATGCGGGACGGCTCACGGGGTTCGCTGCGCGACTCGGCGACCGCCTCCGTGGCCGGCAGCCGCGACGTACGCCAGGCGGCGCCCCGCGCGGACAGCTGGACGGCGGCGGCCAGCAGGAGTGCGGTGGCGAGCGCGGGCAGCGGGCTGAAGGTCAGGGGCAGGGCGTCGGGGAGCACGCCGCGTTCGACGAGCTGTTGCCGGAACTGTCCGGCCAGCAGATAGCCGAGGGCGGCCCCCGGCACGAGCGCCACGGCCGCGATCACCGTGGCCTGGGACGCGGCGAGCCGGCGGATCTGTTTCGGAGTGGCGCCGACGGCCCGCATGAGGGCCAGTTCGCGGCGCTGTCCGGCGATCGCGACGCCCAGCGCGCCGGCCATGACGAATCCGGTGATCAGCACGACGATCCCGGCGAGCGAGCCGGCGAGCAGGATGAGGAGGGTGCGCGAGGCCACGGCGTCGGGCGCGGCGAGGTCGCCCCGGTCTTCGCCGGTGGCCACCACGAGCTCGGTGTCGCGCAGTTGGTCGCGGACGGCCGTGGCGACGGAGTCCGCGGCGCCGGTCTCGGTACGCAGCCCGATCAGGTCTACGGTCCCGGCGCGGGCTCCGCTGTCGCGCCCGGCCAGCCGCTCGGCCGTCGCGTCGGCGAAGAAGACACCGGCTCCGGGCGCGTCGACGACTCCGGAGACGCGGTACTCGGTGGCGTCCCGCCCGGCCGCGACGACCTCGACCCGGTCGCCCGCCCGCACCCCCGCGGCGGCGGCCATGTCACGGTCCACGGCGACCTCACCGGAACCGTCCGGCTTCCGGCCGTCGACCGGCGCATCCCGAAGCATCCCGATGGAGGACCAGCCGTGCCCGGCCGTCTTCGGATCCTCACCCGGTACGACCCCACC carries:
- a CDS encoding serine/threonine-protein kinase; translation: MSDEGRLIAGRYRLAERIGRGGMGTVWRAEDEVLGRQIALKRLHAHHHLSDDELATLYERMRREARSAARITHPNVVVVHDVVDDDGLPCIVMEYVPSVTLGDLLKDDRTLTPEEAARIGLGMIAALRAAHAAGVLHRDVKPGNVLLAHDDRVVLTDFGIAMTDGTSTLTKTGEMVGSIDYMAPERMRGHTPGPASDLWALGATLHQALEGRPPFRKDTAMETAYAIATDPLGPMTQAGPLEPLIEALLVKDPDERPTAEQTERALRTVRAGEPTEVHAFAGTGTRTGSGSGSVTGSATGSATSSAAGRGRASDASGATDAPRVPTRTEDGGDGRGRNRSRGEDRGRGRKRRALLWSTVGATVAGAAVAGTLYVTAYEGGATDDATPSPGTTSAPPYKPPPVPEGYHVVRDERHGVSFPIPDGWKLNKTTPEGVTYIDPTKKAEITFGVVDPAGSHPVEHFKTIEANTKVNYPTSYRKLRMQKTTFRGEPAAIWEFTFQGRARAFRAIDLGYGREGAKEYDIYLSAPDAQWTTFRPVFDKVRDGFTTTG
- the polX gene encoding DNA polymerase/3'-5' exonuclease PolX, yielding MARSNDEVAALFQEYADLISITGGDAYRTRVYEKAARSIGGYHADVSTLDLKGLQEIPNVGKSTAEKILEYFRSGRVSAVEELRSRIPAGVRRLTEIPMLGPKKACVLYEELGISSVEELADAIHEERLRDLKGFGPKTEENILHGIELLQSSGDRVLLDVAMDVADDIVAELSAITGCRRCTYAGSLRRFRETIGDIDVLAAADSSARLMRAFTELPYVSEVIAHGEKKTSIRTTKGLSVDLRVVPPDSWGAALQYFTGSKAHNIRTRERAVHHKLKLSEYGLFDAESGEKIVSETEEEVYARLGLPWIPPTLREDRGEIEAGLHGELPDLVEESDIKGDLHTHTDLTDGLAPLEEMIEAAAGRGYAYFAITDHGPNLYMQRMTDERMLAQRERVRALDGTYRTRGRRGGLRLLHGAELNIDPEGDVDWPAEFLSGFDLCVASVHSHFNQGREALTRRLVRACENPYVNIIGHPTTRIIGKRPGVDADLDAVFAACARTGTALEINAHPDRLDLRDEDILRARRHGVKFAVDSDAHAALHLANMRYGVGTAQRGWLTKDDVINTWPEARLRRFLRKEAAGR
- a CDS encoding ABC transporter ATP-binding protein, yielding MSTVLAGYGLIKKYGSTMALAGVDVEVRERDSLAIMGPSGSGKSTLLHVLAGVIRPDGGRVMLGDERIDNLGENRLSALRRKRFGFVFQFGQLLPELPAEENVALPLMLEGVPRKAAVERARRWFAPLGLEGLERRRPGQLSGGQAQRVAIARALVVEPDVVFADEPTGALDQNTSTEVIQLLTSVTRAQGAALVMVTHDADVAAHCHRILQVRDGRISNYSQYTVA
- a CDS encoding ABC transporter permease codes for the protein MWYFAVRMARHRVAALVAVACAVLGGAVLVTGTGVLAESGLRSQLPAGRLAGADVVVSADQTFRPGGDLPIALPERGTVPAQVADRLGELPGVTDVIRDVSFPAALVDGDGGVVPGEDPKTAGHGWSSIGMLRDAPVDGRKPDGSGEVAVDRDMAAAAGVRAGDRVEVVAAGRDATEYRVSGVVDAPGAGVFFADATAERLAGRDSGARAGTVDLIGLRTETGAADSVATAVRDQLRDTELVVATGEDRGDLAAPDAVASRTLLILLAGSLAGIVVLITGFVMAGALGVAIAGQRRELALMRAVGATPKQIRRLAASQATVIAAVALVPGAALGYLLAGQFRQQLVERGVLPDALPLTFSPLPALATALLLAAAVQLSARGAAWRTSRLPATEAVAESRSEPREPSRIRTRGGLLLILAATTLSVVPLLSRTVLGAAATSIAGVIGAIGLALVGPALVKRVGDTLARRLRPGIDAPTWLAVANVRGYALRIAGIVSTLAMAVVFVLTYTLAQTTVMTATSDDVRTGTLAQQRLTAPALGALPEGTLDAVRETSGVRAAAPVGSTTVVWPYKLLGEDEVEASSGMILTPDAWSVLDLDVRFGSLAGLSGDTVAVSSDVARSRGAGLGKRVGLILGDGTRVKAQVVAIYDRGLGFGPVALSRDLAAGHTTTGLDESILVRTDGTDSAQRELTALAGSRPGLTLEPTDTGTGGGLSDAPPEVWVNLATIVVLLGYLLLSIANKLVATTVQRRAEIATLRLNGTTPRQIRVMMRREAAVIGAAALTAGLALAAIPLTLLGIGFLHRPWPAGPVWLLPATALTIISLAFVTIELPTRRALRTAPAEALAGRE
- a CDS encoding FtsX-like permease family protein, coding for MRSPVLPLTWHLARASGRRGLQSQLLAAVVAAVSAFVLLMMIAVSLGSGERADRTDWRTPDAVPAKQATAVQALATTYVRHKPVTVVSLAQLPDRKATPAPPGLSSFPKRGEVYVSPALAELMRELPANQLADRLPKPASYGTLGAAGLASPDELVAVVGRASSDEAVSKAAEGGNFFDEGQTERAEVAGFTSTRASLFTSFDQQMAVLGVALLVMPVIVLAAAAGRLGAARREQRLAALRLAGATPRQIIAMTAAEAAAVGGAGALTGALAYVALLPALAEIPYGVGGWYTGQLWVGLPWFAAVVLAVTALITVSAVTMLRQVATSPLGVAQQANPRRTRMIRLVLFAGTLGYVFLTTKGGQLGPRQMLALLALFYGAFWVFGPWVVDRLGRVVGRYARRPATLLAARRLSDDPGGAWRTVSGLVLAGFVAGFFSVSQLQFDGGPDRQGQVAVLTADSAATQRAVTEARTLLREAGVKATVTAPSEDDYLTLLSGSPGLIAQVSGGEDQLDAAATALTPVAAGRPPFTQDYAGAFDNVPVNRIGMVSTATLAMSFLVAAVSAGLTAAANVLDRRRVYGLLRLAGTPLKLLDRARTRETALPLAVLAGGTTGMGVYGAFQFNEAFGSTINASGALQLTLCVTVGTLAMLATIAASRPLLRRVTANPAQTAD